The Malus sylvestris chromosome 3, drMalSylv7.2, whole genome shotgun sequence genomic sequence ACCACTGAAATGCTCCTTGGtgattaattttttgtaaggatATGGAATTGTTATGAACTGTTTGCATGGGATAAAGTAATCAGGAAACGTTGACTTAGGCATATGGATTAGAATTGTTTGCCTCCCACATTTGTGATGCCAACGGGCTAGACAGGAAAAGAGTGACCTGAACTTTCAGAATGTTGTACAAGATGTTGGCAGTGTTGTCAAATACTGTATGGTTTGAACTTATTGGTCCTTATGAACCTTTTGTATTTAAGCCTCTTGAGTTATAAGTGGTTGCTTGTCTACGAACGTTTAAAATTTGAAGTCTATGGGTCGATTATGTTGGGGATGGAAGAAGACTACACTAATACAATGAAGTTGTCATTCCTCTAGTAGGTGGCGCTTTACCGCTTTCACAATTGCCTTTCCTGTGGCATATTGAATTTCAGAACAataattttctttgatttggtCCTCCTGTATGTTATGTCAGTTCCTGTTTTCTTTTATACTTTTGGCAGGCTATTTCTGGAAGAGCCTCATTATACAAGATGATCAGATATTATGGAGAAGCCGCTAAAGATCTTCGGAGACTGGTATCTATTCTCACTAAGCAGGAAGAGGAAAAAATTTATCTGTGTAGAACATCTGACAGATCCATTAGCGGCACAAATGTCCTGACACAAGCTCGTCTTCATCTTTCTAAAATAGAAGAAAAGGACAGAAAGGACATCCCCTTGGATATGTACCTTATTCTGTAAGTTTATCTGCACCTATATTTGTTTCTGGCGTATGGTTGCAAACTGGCCCCTCTAGGACGTTTACACGATTGCTGCTGGACTATACGGTTAAATAATTGTTGAGGCTGAGTTGTTATACATTCATGTGGGTGTACTGAGTAATTAACTGTAGATGTTGAGGCTGAGGCTGAGGAAACcaattttctaaattatggGTGGTTCATTGACTTCCATCTTGTTCACAATAGTTAAAGTATCCTTCTGTTGGTTTAATTGCCAAGCATAAAAAACTTCTCCAGATGGTAATTTAAGCAATTGAAGAAACGAACAATAAAAGCTGGCTTTACGGTGAAGTGTATGGGAAAGCCTATGTTAGAAGCAGGGAGAACACTGTCAGAGACTTGATCTCGAATTTGTGACTATCATGAATATTTAGACCGAGATCGTCAGCTTGACACTGAAGCTGCTTGCTGATAATTCCTTggtataatataattaattatttacaaCAAGCTCTTTGGTAATGCTCCATGCTCTGGATTGTAGGCAGATAAGAATAGTCCATGGAATCTAAGAAATACTTACACATGCCGTTTATGATTCTCCTAGAAAAGGTGTAGCTTTTTAAGGCAGTTTAATTCCGAGTATAATTGATTGAAACTATCATTAAGTTAATTCGGTTATAATGGTAGGGGAGTTGAACCATCTGTTTCGGCATCAGAAATCAAGAAGGCCTATCTGAAAGCTGCACTTCGACATCATCCTGACAAGGTATGTAATATTTTATGATTTGTAGCTTGCTTACTGGTATTCACCGTCTAACATGTTCTTTTATAGGCTGGTCAATTCTTTTCAAGGAGCGATAATGGGTGTTGGAAGGAGATAGCAGAAGAAGTGCACAAGGATGCTGACAGgctttttaaaatgattgggGAGGCATATGCAGTACTTTCAGACCCAACCAAGGTCTCAAAACTCTTCGCAATAAtgctttcttttatttatttttttccggTTATGTTTCAAATAAACAAGTCTTTGTGCAGcacattttttttgaaaaaagttTGTACTTTTTTGTTCTTACTGCCATCATCCTTATTTGAGTTATCAGAGATCTTTTCCTCTTGGATATTGATATGCCATGGGTTTTAAACTTTTATCGGTAGAGACCAGTGAGATGTTTCATATTCTGTTCAATGATAATCTAGTGATTATTGTTTGGGTATTGTGTTTCACAAAATTGATGAAGAAAATGTTAAAATCCCAACTTTCTAAGAAATTGTGGTGTTTATTTTACTCATGTTGCAGCGTGCAAGGTATGGCACCGAAGAGGAGATGAGGAATGCACAAAAGAAACGCAGTGGAAGCAGCACATCTTGAATGCCAGCAGATGTTCAAAAGAAGTAGCAGTAGGCGACAATGGGGAGAGGTTCCGGGATCATATGGCAACTCATCTTCTAGAGGGTCAGAAGCAGCACGGTCAAGTAGATATTCTTGAAGACATGCCTGATTAGAACCTTGATTCTTCAGAAGAGGTTTTGAATGGAATGAGGTTGGAAGATGGATTTATTGCATTGCTATATGTGTAGCTTCACTTCAAGGATCAACCGACGTGTGCGATTGATTCAGCTTGCATCTCAACGGTAGCGACCTCCCAAGTTTGAATGTATCCTGAATTTAAATAGTTTGTAAATAAGTTGTCTAACGAGCTTAACAAGGTTCAAAAGAGAGTTATGAATACTAATACCATTGGTAACATTAACATAAACAGCAACGATGAATTACAAACTGAAGCTCAGATCATTGATGAATTGTCCGAGACGAGGAAGTAATGTGGGCTCAAAAAAGCCAGAGTTAATTGCTTACAGTTGGGAGATAAAAGTACAAAGTTTTCCCAtctttttagaagaaaaagaaacgaAAACAATAAGTTAAGAGATGGGAATGGATTATGGTGGTGTCGTGGAGAGGGGCATGAACAGGTTTTTGTGTAGGATTTTAAACTGCGTTGATCGGTTGCATACTAAATGCTCCAGGCCTTGATCGGTTGCATACTAGTTTTTGCCAAAGTTGCTGGGATACAGTTAAGAACTCTGTTTTTTCAGTATGGTGAAGGATTTCTTCAAAAATAATGCGAGTCTCTGACTGACAAATCATACAAATATAGCACTCATTCCCAAAGGGGAAAATCCAGAAACTGTTGGTAAGTCCTTGTAATGTGAGTTATAAAACAATTACTAAAGTCATTATTAAGAGATTAAAGCCTATTCTGAATCTCTGTATTTCTCCAAACCAAGGTGCATTTGCACCTGCTAGATCAATAAAGGATAATATTGTGATTGCTCAAGAATTGTTCTCAAACttaacagaaaataaaaataaaaataaaaaataaaaataaaagaaaaggaactAGGGGATATAGCCTTCAAGGTGGACCTGGAGAGAGCCTATGATATGCTTAACTGAGATTTTATCAGGTATGTCCTTTTTAAGCTTGGTTTTAGTGTCAGATTGTCACGCTccgatcccaacatacgtccaggatcgacacgcgacgtcaccaaatactcgtatatctaacataccttGCCTCCTAGATATGAATAAAGCACCACTCAATGTCCAAATTGCGTAGTAATTTCCAtatattttatggctgcatctaaccttctcgttaaactgcctacgtaccctcaacagggatcaagccattcgtagttcgtctAACATTCCTCTTATTACTGCCATGCATGATAAGAATTCCATCtaatgcacacacacacacacacatatgcaaGCCGTAATCAAACCAATAAACATCCAACAAAAGCCATAATTCAGTTCTCATCCAAGTGATCCAATGATGTACGCATTCAACAAGAGTAATCAATCATGAGATAAATAATATAACATTTCATGATGTTAAATATAATCAATCTCCATAAAGGTATGTCGTATTTCCCTTACCTAGATTCCAAAGCATTGCTCTTAGTTACTAACACAAGGATCCACCATCGTGGCCAAATTCTGTTTCACAAATGTAAGATACTACTAAATGCATGACTTGAATTTTAATCCTAATGAAAGTACTTTGGATTACTAATGTAACAGTATCCAAATTCAAGGCCCTTTTGGTTGATCTAAAATAAATCATTGTAAATACACATGAAGAAATAATTCTGGACCATTAATAATGATGTGTTTCAGTAGGTATAAAATGCaccaaaacaataaaataattgacCTTATAATCATATCACAGCTTTACTCAAATTTATCTTATAAGCCAGGGGATGGAATCATATAATGCACACCTCTATAAAATACATTGTTTCTGACTTTAAAGAAATGATTTGATCGATAAAATTGGAACTACCCAACAGCCGTAGCAGCATATGAAAAAGAATTACGAACGTAAAGGCTATTTTGGTGTAGTTCAAGAACTTGCATGCTTATGCATGAATATACAAATATGTGTATACACAACCTGAATAGGTAAAGAATGCATAAATACGTTAGCACATAATTGTATAAGAAAATGGTTCTTTTGGAACCCAATACGTAACCTTATCAAGTGGTTTAAGCACAAACtcaaaacagataagtaaattaaaattaaagttgtaAGAAGAATTGatattgcaaaagcaatagcCTCATCTCCACAAAAGCTGCAGAAAAAGTCTTAGTCAACCAAGATTAAGGCCGATTTTGAACACCCATAACTATACCAAATGATGCAAACTTACATGAGATTCGAAGCTTGTTTTGAGTACATTAAAAACATATAAGATTTGTAGGAAACGGGGTTCCGAGTTGAAAGTTATGCAAGATATAGAATTGAACCCCGAAACTGGAAATCCAGTATTTGCTGCCGTCTGGCAGCTTCGTGACTCAAATTTGTACAGGGTTTTGACATATCTAAACTCAACAGAATTATGTGAAATCAGATGGGTTTTGAGCATTGACATGTCTAGTTTCAAAACACATAATAATGAATCAAAAGAAATCCATTAGGACATAGAAATCAAGAGCCAAAGTAAGCTACCTGGAACATAGCTTTTCTCTGTAGACACATAAGTTCCCTGCAACTTGGAACCCAAACTCTTCTAATCCAAAACATAACTTCAGAATACTTCTACACAATTCAATCATATTTATAACTTTGATTTCAATTATGTCAACAATAAACAAGAATTGACCTTTTTACCCAAACCCTAAAACATGATAATTTGATCAACACACCCAATGTATAAAATTGAAAGTAATAAGAAGATTGCTACAAAGCAATTATGGAAAGAACAAAGAGAGCTAGGAGTTTTCACCAATGTTGCAGGTCGACAAAAAGAATCATACCTTCGTTATGATTCTTTTTGCTTCTTTAGACATCGTCTTCTACACTTCCTTCGACCTCTCTCAAAAGTCGGGTTACAGTTTCTCTCCTTGTTCCccacttctttcttttttttttctttttttttcttttcttccccttggcgctcaaccatggaggcaatctatctcttacgaagattgatggaaagatatagagatgggaaaaaggatttacacatggtctttatagatttggaaaaagcgtatgatagggtcccaagagacattctttggaggatttcagagaagaaaggagtacgagtagcatatatccaagctataaaggatatgtatgaaggagcaaagactgccgtaagaactcatgaaggacaaaccgaaagcttccccataactgtaggattacatcaaggctcatccttaagtccttacctttttgcgttggtaatggatgagttaacatgacatattcaagatgatattccttggtgtatgcttttcgcagacgatatagtgttgatagatgaaactcaggaaggggtaaatgcgaagcttaacctttggagagaagtgttggaatctaaaggtcttcgcctaagccgatcaaagacagaatatatggagtgcaagttcagtgcaaatgaaggccaaaatgagttaggggtgaggatcggagatcaggaaataccaaagagcgaccattttcgctacctaggatctatcttgcaaaagaacggagaattagatggagatctcaaccatagaatacaagctggatggatgaagtggaagagtgcatccggcgtgttgtgtgatcgtcgtatgccactgaagcttaagggaaaattttataggacggcaataaggtcggcgatgctgtatggcacagaatgttgggcggtgaagcaccaacacgtacacaaaatgggtgtagcggagatgaggatgcttcgttggatgtgtgggcacacgagaaaggataagattaggaatgaggatatccgaggtaaagtaggagtagccgaaattgaaggaaaactgagagaaaatcggttacggtggtttggacatatgcaaagaaggcctactgacgctccggttagaagatgcgactacgggacagaggttcagggccgaaggggtagaggaagacctaggaaaactttggaagagactctaagaaaagacttagagtacttggatctaacggaggacatgacacaggatcgagcacaatggcgttctaagattcatatagccgacccgactcagtgacttggatttttcaagtctccaattgagaagttttccccactcgggaaattaagggaacactacctcaacctacatgctccactcacaaagcttcaacatacaagcttcaacaaaagaaaaattcaaagaacttagtgaagaaggctttgatgTATTTAaaacaatacgttgaaatgaaacaaagcttatttattgatatttctaagaagttacaaatatgtacatatacacgagtcaaaataaacaaacaagagggagccttcacaaaggttgcttaggagaagtcccagcagtcggcagagccccagaaagagaaggcaccggagggggatcattcagagcctcagtactggacagcaccctagaaggaggaggcatcggaggttgatcatttggagcttcattatgcggtacagccccagaagacgaaggcaataaatgcctttggaacaaacccacaaacctctgatgatcatgtaaaatctgaccatcagattccttcatctggtcaagctttctcttcatgtttgtagcatagtcatgagcgagccggtgcaactgtttattctcatgcttgagccctctaatctcctgtttgagattcatcacttcagccgtcaatgattcaacttggcgggttcgagcaaataggcgttgggccatattagacacagaacctgcacattgaacactgagagccagagaatccttaacagccaactcatcagaccgtttggaaagtagtctgttatctttgggagtgagaaggttcctggccaccaccgcagcgatcatatcattcttcatcacggaatccccaacggtaagaggaccagtaggggataagaaggatgggcgccatatgttgtctggagaaggcgtggttgcctcttcaataaggttcaagttaaaacgacggtcggaggggccagacattttcaaaggtgttgaagagaaaagaggtcggacaaatcaagatcttagaaatgcaagaagggagcttctactggtggagattcaagtgtgctttggaacttaataccagcctctataaaaatccgcactcgatggagcttcagaaatcgaagaggcgcctgctcagaaatcgaaaaggcgtttgctttctcaaaagctgggctgctcagagaccacgagggccgatctcaggaatcgaagaggcgtttgctttctcaaaagctgggctgctcaaagaccacgaaggtcgatcgcagaaatcgaagaggcgcttgctttctcaaaagctgggctgctcagagaccacgagggtcgatctcagaaatcgaagaggcacatgctttttcagccttgtcagcacctgtcacatgcacactcaactttgcggaaattacggcattctgtcgaagatttctagtgaagtagaaagcacgtgaatgttactgttcaatcattcactttccacacgcaacatcagctcacgggtaccacagataactttgccaaaaatctctgacaaagtttagacacgtaaagcttgcagctcccattacatcgctatgaccaagaagggtaaaagaatagcaaagaaacagcactaacaaagtttagacacataaattttgaaggtctagctaccatattattacccacaagggtaaaggaacaggaccattgctggataattggaaagtccctgtgggtcaacctctgtgctccgtggcaaggtagactagcaaacatgtctaacctttactcatattcgagaaaacactcccaacaagattgcttgcttcaagatcgaagaggcaccgtcctccgaatctcgagagccagactcccaacatgattactttctcaaaaagcgacgagacactgctctccgaatctcgagagccagactcctagcaggattgctttctcaaaaatcgaagaggcaccgttcttcgaatctcgagagacagatccctggcaggattgcttgttcgaaaaccgaagaggcaccgctttctcaacttcgagagccccttagataaagcttgtctgtaatcctcacatcgctttctcaacttcgagagccagatctccttggataaagcttgtctgtaatcttcacacgtaacatcagctttccagataccacataccactttttcaaagtgctctgacagagttaaaacacgtgaagttggcaactcccactaccgtgctatgaccaagcagggtaaaagaatagtattactccttgttagggagactcctatatatgtcgacctccatcctcaacggacaggcagacctgcaaaaatgctcaacccttcctcatatctaagagggcactcccaacgaagcctctcgaaatactcagctttctttccccccgataatacctttgcaaacaagctacactagagcaagaatatctcatatcatcagggttaaaagcaagagtatcccatatcatgctttttccctgtcttttcctttggccttgttcttacctgcaagacaaggagaaagagagcaatcagtcagcacttggaatcaagcttccagtccggaactgactgcctagaaccccattgctctcgagtactcatcttcaacatcttatgcttcccgagaagatatcacatctgcctgaggaacaaatagggcaagtgagaaggatacaaggaagcatgtggagacaagcgcaacagaacacgtgccgatacatccactactttgtcaacagcaaaagtatcccatatcagcagggtcgaacgtactctagatttgatggacttgttttgaccctcaaattcttcagtcggccttatactctggcggaaacaagaaaaccctccagcccagttcaagaataagcctgtggaaagttacttcttcaaaagcaaaagtatctcatatcaccttttctccttttcttctctttatccttcatgctacctgcaagataaggagaaggataacaatcagccggaactcgaaatcaaacttctgatctgggactgattgcttaccttgtctgtcacctctttcagcagatcccctagctcggcgacttgggggactcctactacatggtttgtatcgcgcttgaccaagcctgaaactacaagtaagcgtcaagtgaaattgatacattaccttgtgcatctccaccagttaaagataccatccctggagggaggaagagtacttccaaagaagatgccacatctacctatgagacagataaggtaagtgaagacgataccacatttcggtacttaaaagtttcgtgattacgagatcattcttccacaatatttcttaatgtcatttgtactaaatcattcacttgtactcactaaaggagagcttgaacctatatactgtgtaaacccttcacaattaatgagcactcctttactccgtggacgtagccaatctgggtgaaccacgtacatcttgtgtttgcttcctgtctctatccatttacatacttatccacactaatgaccggagcaatctagcgaatatcacaaacttaatatttaagatgatattctttggtgtatgcttttcgcaaacgatatagtgttgatagatgaaacgcaggaaggggtaaacgtgaagcttaacctttggaaagaagtgttggaacctaaaggtcctcgcctaagccgatcaaagacagaatatatggagtgcaagttcagtacaaacggaggccaaaatgagttaggggtgaggatcggagatcaggaaatatcaaagagcgaccgttttcgctacctaggatctatcttgcaaaagaacggagaatttgatggagatctcacccatagaatacaagctggatggatgaagtggaagagtgcatccggcgtgttgtgtgaccgtcgtaggtcactgaagctcaagggaaaattttataggacggcaataaggccggcaatgctgtatgacataaaatgttgggcggtgaagcatcaacacgtaggtgtagtggagatgaggatgcttcgttggatgtgtgggcacacaataaaggataagattaggaatgaggatatccgaggtaaagtaggagtagccgaaattgaaggaaagagaagagaaaatcggttacggtggtttggacatgtgcaaagaaggcctactgacgctccggttcgaagatgtgaccacgggacagaggttcagggccgaaggggtaggggaagacctagaaaaactttggaagagaccctaagaaaagacttagagtacttggatctaacggaggacatgacacaaaaccgagcgcaatggcgttctaggattcatatagccaaccccacttagtgggaaaaggctttgttgttgttgttgttgttgttgttgttcttttCTTCCCCTTGGATTTCACTTCTCCAGTGGAACAAAAACATTAGAATTAAATTGTTCACATATTGCTTAAATGTACGCTAAGGATGTGGCTCTCTAAAATTAGAAAGTAGTTTCTTAATCAATCGGAGCATAAGTAATCCTGAATTCATCCCAATCCCTAAAGATTTTTCCGAATCCATATCTAATAGTTCTTGATTTCACCTCCATCAATCAAATAATGTGCAAAGAATTTTCGGAATAATTTATTGCCCATTTTAACTCGGCTGAGAAAGATGCAAGCCTATTACTTCATTAATAGTGAGTATTAACATGTAAGAAACAATGCAGAGAGAACAACCTGCTTGCCTTTGCATATAATGCGATCCATAAAACTGAAAATAAGAAATATTTATACGGAGGAAGTTACCACCTTGGATGAGGATTCCCTTTGACCATCTTTTGCCCGTACTTGCGCCACCTATAGCCATGATCGAGAAGATCAACTTCACTCCTTGTCTTTCTGGTTGTACCACTGCCACGAGCACGTCTTTGATTGTGGACATGGTGCGTCCAAGCTTTTGCAGATCCGCTTTAACGCCCCACGCCAAGCAAGTCTCCTCAGAAGCAATGGAGCCGAGCCTTCCAATGAGTCTGCTTGCCAACGGAAATGCAAGCTCGGCCATCTTCTTGCGCTTGATGAGGTGAGCACAAGGT encodes the following:
- the LOC126615054 gene encoding uncharacterized protein LOC126615054, whose amino-acid sequence is MLFADDIVLIDETQEGVNAKLNLWREVLESKGLRLSRSKTEYMECKFSANEGQNELGVRIGDQEIPKSDHFRYLGSILQKNGELDGDLNHRIQAGWMKWKSASGVLCDRRMPLKLKGKFYRTAIRSAMLYGTECWAVKHQHVHKMGVAEMRMLRWMCGHTRKDKIRNEDIRGKVGVAEIEGKRRENRLRWFGHVQRRPTDAPVRRCDHGTEVQGRRGRGRPRKTLEETLRKDLEYLDLTEDMTQNRAQWRSRIHIANPT